The sequence TGCACAGGTGATTGGTGGGCACGTAGAAGAGCTTGGTGCGTGGCGAGTAGGCGACTGGCTGTTGATCTTTCGCCCCCATGGCGGCGGGGCAGATGTCTTTGACGTTGACACCTTGCTTGGTGCGTTTTTCCGGATTCTCGACCGGCAGACCGGTTTGCAAATCGACCGCGCTGGCCCAGTTGATGTGCCCAAAGGGTTTGGCGACCAATACTTTCCCATTGGTGCGATCGATCGTGTAGCCGAACCCGTTGCGATCGAAATGGACGAGGGCTTTATGAAGGGTACCGCCAATAGTGAGATCGACGAGCACGCTTTCGTTAATGCCGTCGTAGTCCCAGGCATCGTGCGGCGTCATCTGATACGCCCACTTGGCTTCTCCGGTGTCGGGATTCCGCGCCACGAGGCTCATCGACCACTTGTTATCACCCGGACGTTGGTCGGCATTCCACGCCCCCGGGTTACCGGTGCCGTAATACAGCAGGTTCAGTTCGGGATCGTAGCTGTACCAGCCCCAGGTCGTGCCGCCGCCGCGTTTCCACTCTTCCCCTTTCCAGGTCGATACGCCGAGATCTTTACCTTGATGAGAAGGATAGGGAGAGGTGAAATCTTTCCCTATCAGCACTTCCGCATCCGGGCCAGTGCTGTACGCGCGCCACACCTGCTTGCCGGTGCCGACGTCGTTGGCAGTCACGAACCCACGCACGCCAAATTCGCCACCGCTGATGCCGGTGAGGACTTTGTCCCTGATAATCAGCGGTGCCATGGTGATCGTCTGCCCTTGTTTGGGGTCGCCTTGTTGGACTTTCCACAACTCTTTTCCGGTCTTGGCATCGAGCGCCACGGTGTGAGCGTCGAGCTGATTGAAGAAGATCTTGCCGTCCGCATAGGCGACACCGCGATTGACCACGTCACAACAGGCGATAGGCATCACCGCCGCATCCTGCTTCGGCTCATATTTCCACTTGAGCGGGGCGCCCGGCTTCGTCAGGTCCAGGGCGTACACGATATTGGGGAACGGCGTGACCAGATACATAGTGTTGTCTACCACCAGCGGCGACCCTTCGTGGCCGCGCAACACGCCGGTAGAAAACGTCCACGCCGGTTT is a genomic window of Deltaproteobacteria bacterium containing:
- a CDS encoding methanol/ethanol family PQQ-dependent dehydrogenase; this encodes MVRRQRVVSATLWALLLLGSLPFPLRSQAEDLTALQKDPNQWVLPAKNYASTRHSELNQITAANVKNLKPAWTFSTGVLRGHEGSPLVVDNTMYLVTPFPNIVYALDLTKPGAPLKWKYEPKQDAAVMPIACCDVVNRGVAYADGKIFFNQLDAHTVALDAKTGKELWKVQQGDPKQGQTITMAPLIIRDKVLTGISGGEFGVRGFVTANDVGTGKQVWRAYSTGPDAEVLIGKDFTSPYPSHQGKDLGVSTWKGEEWKRGGGTTWGWYSYDPELNLLYYGTGNPGAWNADQRPGDNKWSMSLVARNPDTGEAKWAYQMTPHDAWDYDGINESVLVDLTIGGTLHKALVHFDRNGFGYTIDRTNGKVLVAKPFGHINWASAVDLQTGLPVENPEKRTKQGVNVKDICPAAMGAKDQQPVAYSPRTKLFYVPTNHLCMDYEGTEVNYMAGVPYVGAVVKMTAGPGGHRGEFIAWDPTTGERKWTIKEKWSAWGGALSTAGDVVFYGTMDGWFRAVDAREGKELWNFKLGSGVIGSPMTYIGPDGKQYVAILSGIGGWSGAVVAADLALDDPTAALGAVGAFADLGKDTNKGGMLYVFALDGGAKQVAKKQTLPQ